The bacterium genome window below encodes:
- a CDS encoding nitroreductase family protein, with translation EDAGLGAVWVCVHPIEEHVRHVREVLGIPQDTVPLCAISIGYPAGDEKPKDKFEPEKIRWEKW, from the coding sequence GAGGATGCGGGGCTGGGGGCCGTGTGGGTCTGTGTGCATCCTATCGAGGAACACGTGCGCCACGTGCGCGAAGTGCTCGGCATCCCGCAGGACACTGTTCCGCTTTGCGCGATTTCTATCGGCTATCCCGCGGGCGACGAGAAGCCGAAGGACAAATTCGAGCCGGAGAAGATACGCTGGGAAAAATGGTGA